A stretch of DNA from Acidobacteriota bacterium:
CGCTGCGACCCGATGGTAGAAACGAAGCATCCCGCCGAGCCGCTGGGCGCATTCGGTGGCACTCGATGCCGATTCGGCACGGTCATCCGGCTCGATGAGGCGATTTTCGATCCCTTGATGATTCTGCTCCCGGTGATAGTGAGCGGCGTACTCGCGAGTTGCTTTCCGAAGCGACCGTTCGCCGAAGAAGATCATTCGATTGAGACACTCATCCTTGATCGACCTGACAAATCGCTCGGCATAGGCGT
This window harbors:
- a CDS encoding transposase → AYAERFVRSIKDECLNRMIFFGERSLRKATREYAAHYHREQNHQGIENRLIEPDDRAESASSATECAQRLGGMLRFYHRVAA